A stretch of the Argentina anserina chromosome 6, drPotAnse1.1, whole genome shotgun sequence genome encodes the following:
- the LOC126798709 gene encoding transcription factor RAX2 codes for MGRAPCCDKDNVKKGPWSPEEDAKLKEYIERYGTGGNWIALPQKAGLRRCGKSCRLRWLNYLRPNIKHGEFSDEEDKIICNLFASIGSRWSIIAAQLPGRTDNDIKNYWNTKLKKKLNQYSMMGIIPHNSGSFSSLLPPQTSTSSSSPTSYRRSSNTSTPTYYSHQVGSFSSANLEPHIPFSPSFLSGANTTTTTNAALQVGQDSFMGQTMMQHYQARDNILMFGGTTTEASCSSSDGSYGTTGYGEVQLGLQNYYYNNGTEANNQKIMVSENGLGLDHDAPLEYGLEEIKQLISSSTTSGGCNNFLFDENKTEEKVIRYY; via the exons ATGGGGAGAGCTCCTTGCTGTGACAAGGATAATGTGAAGAAAGGACCATGGTCACCAGAAGAAGATGCAAAGCTTAAAGAGTATATAGAACGATATGGGACTGGGGGGAACTGGATTGCTCTTCCACAGAAAGCTG GTCTAAGGAGATGTGGAAAGAGTTGCAGATTAAGATGGCTTAACTATCTCAGGCCCAACATTAAGCATGGAGAGTTTTCTGATGAAGAAGATAAGATCATTTGCAACCTCTTTGCTAGCATTGGAAGCAG GTGGTCAATTATAGCAGCTCAATTGCCAGGAAGGACAGACAATGATATCAAGAACTACTGGAACACAAAGCTCAAGAAGAAACTCAACCAATATTCCATGATGGGCATAATCCCTCACAACTCAGGCAGCTTctcatctcttcttcctccccaAACTTCAACCTCATCATCCTCACCAACATCATACAGAAGAAGCAGCAACACCAGTACTCCTACGTACTACTCACATCAAGTCGGGTCCTTCTCCAGTGCTAATCTGGAACCTCATATTCCATTTTCACCAAGTTTTTTAAGTGGTGCCaatactactactactactaatGCTGCCCTTCAAGTAGGTCAAGACAGTTTTATGGGTCAAACCATGATGCAACATTATCAAGCAAGGGATAACATCTTGATGTTTGGGGGTACCACTACTGAAGCTAGCTGCAGTTCTTCTGATGGGAGCTATGGCACTACAGGTTATGGTGAAGTACAGTTGGGTCTGCAAAACTACTACTACAATAATGGTACTGAAGCAAACAATCAGAAAATCATGGTGTCAGAGAATGGTCTTGGTCTTGATCATGACGCTCCATTAGAGTATGGCCTTGAAGAGATCAAGCAGTTGATTAGCAGTAGCACTACTAGTGGTGGTTGCAACAACTTTTTGTTTGATGAAAACAAGACAGAGGAAAAGGTCATCAGGTACTACTGA
- the LOC126796824 gene encoding uncharacterized protein LOC126796824 — MVTASAHCSLKPSTPFLRSSAFFTIPTSSSKCLPPPSLPPALCVAGRRACFSPLVMNRKVSQDVDCAEEAEQLQIQVEKPSETLLYSNLLPLLVLAALPGAGAVTSLFEPFVELVKSWSLPGWLVHWGHPGNMAVVLFAMGGYGSYLGYRIRYSDDVEEKAKAKDLHPKLLAGMFFFFAAGATGGVTALLTSDKPIFESSHAVTGFIGLGLLTIQTILPSLFEGNPNLRSVHGILGTGIMTLFVVHAALGLQLGLSF; from the exons ATGGTCACTGCCTCTGCTCATTGTTCTCTCAAGCCTTCCACTCCTTTTCTACGCTCCTCTGCATTTTTTACCATACCAACATCCTCCTCCAAATGCCTGCCCCCTCCGTCGTTGCCGCCTGCGTTGTGCGTCGCTGGAAGAAGAGCTTGCTTCTCTCCTTTAGTGATGAACAGAAAAGTCAGTCAAGATGTTGATTGTGCTGAGGAGGCTGAGCAGCTACAGATACAAGTGGAGAAGCCCAGTGAGACTCTCTTGTACTCCAATCTTCTGCCTCTGCTGGTTTTGGCTGCTCTTCCTGGAG CTGGTGCTGTGACATCTCTATTTGAGCCATTCGTTGAGCTTGTCAAATCATGGAGTCTTCCTGGCTGGCTTGTGCATTGGGGTCACCCAGGCAATATG GCCGTTGTTCTCTTTGCAATGGGTGGCTACGGATCCTATCTTGGCTACCGGATACGATATTCTGATGATGTG GAGGAGAAGGCTAAGGCCAAAGACTTGCACCCCAAGCTTCTAGCTGggatgtttttcttttttgctgCTGGAGCAACTGGTGGAGTAACAGCTCTTCTCACCTCTGACAAACCCATTTTTGAGAG CTCTCATGCTGTCACTGGATTTATTGGCCTTGGTCTGTTGACCATTCAGACAATTTTACCTTCTTTGTTTGAG GGTAATCCCAACTTAAGAAGTGTTCATGGGATTCTGGGTACTGGGATAATGACATTATTTGTTGTTCATGCTGCCCTTGGACTTCAACTTGGTCTAAGCTTCTAG
- the LOC126798678 gene encoding protein PTST homolog 3, chloroplastic isoform X2: MATLSHFPAFPSLFLSPKLVLFDPRHHLNLRRRTPHSPPLHFAVRASSSSKSRRKAKRNEDLCSELLEFVAAVGLPQGHVPSMKELSQHGRNDLAYIVRRRGYKLIRELLADSTESESTADVDDNADNFIAENDGGQKDSTTGQDQEVNYITVVEEFSSFSEDSILESDPETLVTDPILDHDDGVDVLVESSGDSLLLDTSSSDLEVHNEEVDDREDVPIIENHVNSSEIGIAFSFDNHSYLPTEISTNSSLGLIEELSLPTTVPVQENNHKWDLNSGEHLSIPFESDIDSLPRGQDEKIDNMSDEVSLSNKASIEEVDQSSSEIESHNSEDTLVQPPVDMSFKEKVKKFVLNGDVDTLEDNIYGVSIESVAEEIKNGNQFRNAEEVQPRTCTSEHSKHFHEGCDGMADQVLSSTTVDPYLGDATSLGDLRSSLSDKDVKTCEREDQQDISRLKSMLHQKELELSRLKEQIEKEQHALSVMQANAEIAISEAQKLILEKDAELLAAEENLSGLVEVEIQYHGDGEIVEVTGSFNGWHHQIKLDPQPPSSIIDHTGSRKSRLWSTMLWLYPGVYE; this comes from the exons ATGGCCACTCTCTCTCACTTCCCCGCCTTCccctccctcttcctctctcccAAGCTCGTCCTCTTCGACCCCCGCCACCACCTCAATCTCCGCCGCCGGACGCCTCATTCTCCACCGCTACACTTCGCGGTTCGCGCTTCTTCCTCGTCGAAATCCAG GAGGAAGGCGAAGAGAAATGAGGACCTTTGCAGTGAGCTCCTGGAGTTTGTTGCTGCCGTTGGACTCCCACAAGGTCATGTGCCCTCCATGAAAGAGCTCTCGCAGCACGGAAG GAATGACCTTGCGTACATTGTTAGAAGGAGGGGATATAAGCTTATTAGAGAGCTTCTTGCTGACTCGACGGAGTCAGAATCGACAGCGGATGTGGATGATAATGCGGATAACTTTATAGCTGAAAATGATGGCGGTCAGAAAGATAGCACGACAG GTCAGGATCAAGAGGTGAATTATATAACTGTGGTTGAGGAATTCTCTTCTTTCAGTGAAGATTCAATCTTGGAAAGTGATCCTGAAACTCTGGTTACTGATCCAATTCTGGACCATGATGATGGTGTTGATGTGCTGGTGGAATCATCAGGGGATTCGCTTTTGCTGGATACTTCTTCTAGTGATTTAGAAGTTCATAATGAAGAGGTGGATGATAGGGAAGATGTTCCTATAATTGAGAATCATGTCAATAGTTCTGAGATTGGCATAGCCTTCAGCTTCGACAATCACAGCTATTTACCTACAGAAATTTCCACTAATTCATCATTGGGCCTGATTGAAGAGTTATCCTTGCCTACCACTGTTCCCGTCCAAGAAAACAATCATAAATGGGATCTGAACTCTGGTGAACATCTTAGCATCCCATTTGAATCTGATATTGATTCGTTACCTAGAGGTCAGGATGAGAAGATAGACAATATGAGCGATGAAGTTTCATTGTCGAACAAAGCTTCAATAGAAGAGGTGGACCAGTCTAGTTCAGAAATTGAATCACACAACTCCGAGGACACGCTTGTACAACCTCCAGTAGATATGTCCTTCAAGGAgaaggtgaaaaaatttgtgcTGAATGGGGATGTAGATACACTTGAAG ATAACATTTATGGTGTATCTATTGAGAGTGTTGCTGAAGAAATCAAGAACGGCAATCAGTTCAGGAATGCTGAAGAAGTTCAACCAAGAACCTGTACTTCAGAGCACTCAAAGCATTTTCATGAGGGATGTGATGGAATGGCTGACCAAGTTTTGTCTTCAACAACAGTTGACCCTTATCTTGG TGATGCTACTTCATTAGGTGATTTACGGAGTTCTCTATCTGACAAGGATGTTAAG ACATGTGAGAGGGAGGATCAACAAGATATTAGTCGTCTCAAGTCCATGTTG CATCAGAAGGAGTTAGAATTGTCTCGGTTGAAAGAACAGATTGAGAAGGAACAG CATGCATTGTCAGTCATGCAAGCCAACGCAGAAATAGCTATCAGCGAGGCACAAAAACTTATCCTTGAAAAAGATGCAGAGTTGCTTGCTGCTGAAGAAAACCTGTCAGGATTAGTGGAG GTTGAGATCCAGTATCATGGTGATGGTGAGATTGTGGAGGTGACTGGCAGCTTCAATGGTTGGCATCATCAAATTAAATTGGATCCACAGCCACCATCCAGTATCATAGACCACACAGGATCAAG AAAATCCAGGCTGTGGTCAACAATGCTATGGCTTTACCCGGGAGTATATGAG TGA
- the LOC126798678 gene encoding protein PTST homolog 3, chloroplastic isoform X1 — MATLSHFPAFPSLFLSPKLVLFDPRHHLNLRRRTPHSPPLHFAVRASSSSKSRRKAKRNEDLCSELLEFVAAVGLPQGHVPSMKELSQHGRNDLAYIVRRRGYKLIRELLADSTESESTADVDDNADNFIAENDGGQKDSTTGQDQEVNYITVVEEFSSFSEDSILESDPETLVTDPILDHDDGVDVLVESSGDSLLLDTSSSDLEVHNEEVDDREDVPIIENHVNSSEIGIAFSFDNHSYLPTEISTNSSLGLIEELSLPTTVPVQENNHKWDLNSGEHLSIPFESDIDSLPRGQDEKIDNMSDEVSLSNKASIEEVDQSSSEIESHNSEDTLVQPPVDMSFKEKVKKFVLNGDVDTLEDNIYGVSIESVAEEIKNGNQFRNAEEVQPRTCTSEHSKHFHEGCDGMADQVLSSTTVDPYLGDATSLGDLRSSLSDKDVKTCEREDQQDISRLKSMLHQKELELSRLKEQIEKEQHALSVMQANAEIAISEAQKLILEKDAELLAAEENLSGLVEVEIQYHGDGEIVEVTGSFNGWHHQIKLDPQPPSSIIDHTGSRKSRLWSTMLWLYPGVYEIKFLVDGHWNIDPQRETVTRGTICNNILRVDG; from the exons ATGGCCACTCTCTCTCACTTCCCCGCCTTCccctccctcttcctctctcccAAGCTCGTCCTCTTCGACCCCCGCCACCACCTCAATCTCCGCCGCCGGACGCCTCATTCTCCACCGCTACACTTCGCGGTTCGCGCTTCTTCCTCGTCGAAATCCAG GAGGAAGGCGAAGAGAAATGAGGACCTTTGCAGTGAGCTCCTGGAGTTTGTTGCTGCCGTTGGACTCCCACAAGGTCATGTGCCCTCCATGAAAGAGCTCTCGCAGCACGGAAG GAATGACCTTGCGTACATTGTTAGAAGGAGGGGATATAAGCTTATTAGAGAGCTTCTTGCTGACTCGACGGAGTCAGAATCGACAGCGGATGTGGATGATAATGCGGATAACTTTATAGCTGAAAATGATGGCGGTCAGAAAGATAGCACGACAG GTCAGGATCAAGAGGTGAATTATATAACTGTGGTTGAGGAATTCTCTTCTTTCAGTGAAGATTCAATCTTGGAAAGTGATCCTGAAACTCTGGTTACTGATCCAATTCTGGACCATGATGATGGTGTTGATGTGCTGGTGGAATCATCAGGGGATTCGCTTTTGCTGGATACTTCTTCTAGTGATTTAGAAGTTCATAATGAAGAGGTGGATGATAGGGAAGATGTTCCTATAATTGAGAATCATGTCAATAGTTCTGAGATTGGCATAGCCTTCAGCTTCGACAATCACAGCTATTTACCTACAGAAATTTCCACTAATTCATCATTGGGCCTGATTGAAGAGTTATCCTTGCCTACCACTGTTCCCGTCCAAGAAAACAATCATAAATGGGATCTGAACTCTGGTGAACATCTTAGCATCCCATTTGAATCTGATATTGATTCGTTACCTAGAGGTCAGGATGAGAAGATAGACAATATGAGCGATGAAGTTTCATTGTCGAACAAAGCTTCAATAGAAGAGGTGGACCAGTCTAGTTCAGAAATTGAATCACACAACTCCGAGGACACGCTTGTACAACCTCCAGTAGATATGTCCTTCAAGGAgaaggtgaaaaaatttgtgcTGAATGGGGATGTAGATACACTTGAAG ATAACATTTATGGTGTATCTATTGAGAGTGTTGCTGAAGAAATCAAGAACGGCAATCAGTTCAGGAATGCTGAAGAAGTTCAACCAAGAACCTGTACTTCAGAGCACTCAAAGCATTTTCATGAGGGATGTGATGGAATGGCTGACCAAGTTTTGTCTTCAACAACAGTTGACCCTTATCTTGG TGATGCTACTTCATTAGGTGATTTACGGAGTTCTCTATCTGACAAGGATGTTAAG ACATGTGAGAGGGAGGATCAACAAGATATTAGTCGTCTCAAGTCCATGTTG CATCAGAAGGAGTTAGAATTGTCTCGGTTGAAAGAACAGATTGAGAAGGAACAG CATGCATTGTCAGTCATGCAAGCCAACGCAGAAATAGCTATCAGCGAGGCACAAAAACTTATCCTTGAAAAAGATGCAGAGTTGCTTGCTGCTGAAGAAAACCTGTCAGGATTAGTGGAG GTTGAGATCCAGTATCATGGTGATGGTGAGATTGTGGAGGTGACTGGCAGCTTCAATGGTTGGCATCATCAAATTAAATTGGATCCACAGCCACCATCCAGTATCATAGACCACACAGGATCAAG AAAATCCAGGCTGTGGTCAACAATGCTATGGCTTTACCCGGGAGTATATGAG ATAAAATTCCTTGTTGATGGCCATTGGAATATTGATCCTCAAAGAGAAACAGTTACCAGGGGTACAATATGTAACAACATTCTTCGAGTTGACGGTTAA